Proteins encoded by one window of Pseudonocardia sp. HH130629-09:
- a CDS encoding FAD-dependent oxidoreductase — MRRAGSVECAVVGLGVLGAASLLALARAGVSCVGLESGRVGHPDGGSGGETRIFRTAVGTGPDHVRLLDRSRELWTGLPGGPFTACGALTVGPADDQRVRAVALPGRTTVLAPAVARARWPAHLLGPDEVAVLDPGGGLLDAAAATRGLVAEARRAGAAVREGVTVLGIGMRRSRVVLHTVDGETVADTVVLATGHGAGLVPGVPGIEQRRVVLSWFPVADPALFASAAFPPGVCTGAPLHSFFPAVDGATVKINHQQPQPRVTSPADHHPSVEAGYTRAWAGAVAARLAGMSELPARLESYVEGYTPQRRGVVAVAHWPPRAVTVGGFSGQGFKYAPAVGELVADLVRTGRTRSPAFAPAVAVGG, encoded by the coding sequence GTGAGGCGGGCGGGGTCGGTCGAGTGCGCCGTCGTCGGGCTGGGTGTGCTCGGCGCCGCGTCGCTGCTCGCACTGGCCCGGGCCGGGGTGTCGTGCGTCGGGCTGGAGTCCGGGCGGGTCGGGCACCCCGACGGCGGGTCCGGCGGCGAGACGCGGATCTTCCGCACCGCCGTCGGGACCGGGCCCGACCACGTCCGGCTGCTCGACCGCAGCCGGGAGCTGTGGACCGGCCTGCCCGGCGGGCCGTTCACCGCCTGCGGCGCACTCACCGTCGGCCCCGCGGACGACCAGCGGGTGCGCGCGGTCGCGCTGCCGGGCCGGACCACGGTCCTCGCTCCCGCCGTGGCGCGCGCACGCTGGCCCGCCCACCTGCTGGGGCCGGACGAGGTGGCCGTCCTCGACCCCGGCGGCGGCCTGCTCGACGCCGCCGCCGCGACCCGCGGGCTCGTCGCGGAGGCCCGCCGGGCGGGCGCAGCGGTCCGCGAGGGTGTCACCGTGCTGGGGATCGGCATGCGGCGGAGCCGCGTCGTGCTGCACACCGTCGACGGCGAGACCGTCGCCGACACCGTCGTGCTCGCCACCGGCCACGGCGCCGGGCTGGTCCCGGGCGTCCCCGGGATCGAGCAGCGCCGGGTCGTGCTGAGCTGGTTCCCGGTGGCCGACCCCGCCCTGTTCGCGTCCGCCGCGTTCCCGCCCGGGGTGTGCACCGGGGCGCCACTGCACTCGTTCTTCCCGGCCGTCGACGGCGCCACCGTGAAGATCAACCACCAGCAGCCGCAGCCCCGCGTGACCTCACCCGCCGACCACCACCCGTCGGTCGAGGCCGGCTACACCCGGGCCTGGGCCGGCGCGGTGGCGGCCCGGCTCGCCGGGATGTCCGAGCTGCCGGCCCGGCTCGAGTCCTACGTGGAGGGCTACACGCCGCAGCGCCGCGGTGTCGTCGCGGTCGCCCACTGGCCTCCGCGGGCCGTCACCGTCGGAGGGTTCTCCGGGCAGGGGTTCAAGTACGCACCGGCGGTCGGCGAGCTCGTCGCCGACCTGGTCCGGACCGGCCGCACCCGCTCGCCCGCGTTCGCCCCGGCCGTCGCCGTCGGGGGCTGA
- the sbnA gene encoding 2,3-diaminopropionate biosynthesis protein SbnA produces the protein MTVISAPEDFNTDDLYVDLTRVLGLSLYLKCEGFNFAGSVKLKAALGMVTDAERRGLLRPGSVLVESSSGNLGVALAMIAASRGYRFVCITDPRCNPATYRLMEALGADVRVVDTPDAAGGFLATRIALVRSLVAGDDRYVWLNQYANPENQGSHLVTTGPEIEAAFPQLDVVFVGAGTTGTLMGCARYFRSRPRPVRVVAVDAAGSVTFGDRPTPRMIPGLGTSVRPELLDKSYIDDVVHVAEPDTLEACHALASRGFLFGGSTGTVVAGAAAWLRRHGDATTTAVALSPDLGERYLDTVYRPSWLAEHFGPVTAAGLPSPREGGGTGVVTEIVPGGPALVAGSR, from the coding sequence ATGACCGTCATCTCCGCACCCGAAGACTTCAACACCGACGACCTGTACGTCGACCTGACCCGGGTCCTCGGACTGTCGCTCTACCTCAAGTGCGAGGGCTTCAACTTCGCCGGCTCGGTGAAGCTCAAGGCCGCGCTCGGCATGGTCACCGACGCGGAGCGGCGTGGTCTGCTGCGTCCCGGTTCGGTGCTCGTCGAGTCCTCCTCGGGCAACCTCGGCGTCGCACTCGCCATGATCGCGGCGAGCCGGGGCTACCGGTTCGTCTGCATCACCGACCCGCGCTGCAACCCGGCGACGTACCGGCTGATGGAGGCGCTCGGCGCCGACGTCCGCGTCGTCGACACCCCGGACGCCGCCGGCGGGTTCCTCGCCACCCGGATCGCGCTGGTCCGCTCGCTGGTCGCCGGCGACGACCGCTACGTCTGGCTGAACCAGTACGCCAACCCCGAGAACCAGGGCTCGCACCTGGTCACCACCGGGCCGGAGATCGAGGCGGCGTTCCCGCAGCTCGACGTGGTCTTCGTCGGGGCGGGGACCACCGGCACGCTGATGGGCTGCGCGCGGTACTTCCGGTCCCGGCCGCGGCCGGTCCGGGTGGTCGCGGTCGACGCGGCCGGCTCGGTCACCTTCGGCGACCGGCCCACCCCCCGGATGATCCCGGGGCTGGGCACCAGCGTCCGGCCCGAGCTGCTCGACAAGTCCTACATCGACGACGTCGTGCACGTCGCCGAGCCCGACACGCTCGAGGCGTGCCACGCGCTGGCCAGCCGCGGGTTCCTGTTCGGCGGGTCGACGGGCACCGTCGTCGCCGGTGCGGCGGCCTGGCTGCGTCGGCACGGCGACGCGACGACCACGGCCGTCGCGCTGTCGCCGGACCTGGGGGAGCGCTACCTCGACACGGTCTACCGGCCGTCGTGGCTGGCCGAGCACTTCGGGCCGGTGACGGCGGCGGGGCTGCCGTCCCCGCGGGAGGGCGGCGGCACCGGGGTCGTGACCGAGATCGTGCCCGGCGGGCCCGCCCTGGTCGCGGGGTCCCGCTGA
- the sbnB gene encoding 2,3-diaminopropionate biosynthesis protein SbnB → MPPPPASVPAFSVIPGAQVARALGGREKQLVELVEDTYRAHGAGATVNPPSYFLRFPDRPSSRIIALPASLGSGDGTGVDGIKWISSFPENVARGVPRASAVLILNDPVTGYPYACLESSIISATRTAASAASAAERLSRDRDRPRRVGFVGTGLIARYIHQFLVGTGWTFDEVGVFDLSADSAEGFRGHVQRTAPGEVRVHDSVESLVRGSDLVVFATVAGTPHVHDPAWFDHHPLVLNVSLRDLSAEIVLSSFNVLDDVEHCLKADTSPHLAEQATGNRDFVDGTLDQVLDGTLAVPTDRTVVFSPFGLGVLDLAVGRFVHAEVARAGELHTVDDFFHELSRHG, encoded by the coding sequence ATGCCCCCCCCGCCCGCGTCCGTTCCCGCCTTCTCCGTGATCCCGGGCGCCCAGGTGGCGCGGGCGCTCGGCGGGCGGGAGAAACAGCTCGTCGAGCTCGTCGAGGACACCTACCGGGCGCACGGTGCCGGCGCGACGGTGAACCCGCCGTCGTACTTCCTCCGGTTCCCGGACCGGCCGTCGTCGCGGATCATCGCGCTGCCAGCCTCGCTGGGATCCGGCGACGGGACCGGCGTCGACGGCATCAAGTGGATCTCCAGCTTCCCGGAGAACGTCGCCCGCGGCGTCCCGCGGGCCTCGGCGGTGCTGATCCTCAACGACCCGGTCACCGGCTACCCGTACGCCTGCCTGGAGAGCTCGATCATCTCCGCGACCCGCACCGCGGCGTCGGCGGCGTCGGCGGCCGAGCGGCTGTCCCGCGACCGGGACCGGCCGCGCCGCGTCGGGTTCGTCGGCACCGGGCTGATCGCCCGCTACATCCACCAGTTCCTGGTCGGCACCGGCTGGACGTTCGACGAGGTCGGTGTGTTCGACCTGTCCGCCGACTCCGCCGAGGGCTTCCGCGGACACGTGCAGCGCACCGCACCGGGCGAGGTCCGGGTCCACGACTCGGTCGAGTCGCTGGTGCGCGGCAGCGACCTGGTGGTCTTCGCGACCGTTGCGGGGACGCCGCACGTCCACGACCCCGCCTGGTTCGACCACCACCCGCTGGTGCTGAACGTGTCGCTGCGCGACCTCTCGGCCGAGATCGTGCTCAGCTCGTTCAACGTCCTCGACGACGTCGAGCACTGCCTCAAGGCCGACACGTCCCCGCACCTGGCCGAGCAGGCCACCGGGAACCGCGACTTCGTCGACGGGACCCTGGACCAGGTGCTCGACGGCACGCTGGCCGTCCCCACCGACCGCACGGTCGTGTTCTCCCCGTTCGGCCTCGGGGTCCTCGACCTCGCCGTCGGCCGGTTCGTCCACGCCGAGGTCGCCCGCGCCGGCGAGCTGCACACCGTCGACGACTTCTTCCACGAGCTGAGCCGGCACGGCTGA
- a CDS encoding TauD/TfdA family dioxygenase produces the protein MTGSLLGVRPHPGRPPVLDAGPGGDATGWTEQHGDALRDLLDDHGVVLVRGLGLRTVADVSGVAARLGTGGYVEREAFAARTLLADGVHSATPWPVRQPMCAHHELSYVLDTPATLLFACLRAPETGGATPVVDTTRVTADLPPALVDRVERDGWILTRSYGDDVGASWEQAFGTADRAAVEHYCRDNGIDADWTPDGGLRTRQRRHGVLMHPVTGRRVWFNQIAFLSEFAMDPEVREFLLEVHGPDGLPFTTRFGDGSPVPESVVDEINAVHDRHAVREPWQDGDLLVVDNLRFAHGRDPYTGDRHVVVAMTDGVAVPAFEGARCPPRPRPFPPSP, from the coding sequence ATGACCGGATCACTGCTGGGGGTGCGCCCGCACCCCGGACGGCCGCCCGTCCTCGACGCGGGCCCGGGCGGCGACGCCACGGGCTGGACCGAGCAGCACGGCGACGCGCTGCGCGACCTGCTCGACGACCACGGCGTCGTCCTGGTGCGTGGGCTGGGCCTGCGCACCGTCGCCGACGTGTCCGGTGTGGCCGCCCGGCTGGGGACCGGTGGCTACGTCGAGCGGGAGGCCTTCGCCGCCCGGACGCTGCTGGCCGACGGCGTCCACTCGGCCACCCCGTGGCCGGTACGCCAGCCGATGTGCGCCCACCACGAGCTGTCCTACGTCCTCGACACGCCGGCGACGCTGCTGTTCGCCTGCCTGCGTGCACCCGAGACCGGCGGCGCGACGCCGGTGGTCGACACCACCCGGGTCACCGCGGACCTGCCGCCCGCCCTGGTCGATCGGGTCGAGCGCGACGGTTGGATCCTCACCCGCTCCTACGGCGACGACGTCGGCGCCTCGTGGGAGCAGGCGTTCGGCACCGCCGACCGCGCCGCCGTCGAGCACTACTGCCGGGACAACGGGATCGACGCCGACTGGACGCCCGACGGCGGTCTGCGCACCCGTCAGCGCCGCCACGGCGTCCTGATGCACCCGGTCACCGGGCGCCGGGTCTGGTTCAACCAGATCGCCTTCCTGTCGGAGTTCGCGATGGATCCCGAGGTCCGGGAGTTCCTGCTGGAGGTGCACGGGCCGGACGGGCTGCCGTTCACCACCCGCTTCGGCGACGGCTCGCCGGTGCCCGAGTCGGTCGTCGACGAGATCAACGCCGTGCACGACCGGCACGCCGTGCGTGAGCCCTGGCAGGACGGCGACCTGCTCGTCGTCGACAACCTGCGGTTCGCCCACGGCCGCGACCCCTACACCGGCGACCGCCACGTCGTCGTCGCCATGACCGACGGCGTCGCCGTCCCCGCCTTCGAGGGAGCCCGATGCCCCCCCCGCCCGCGTCCGTTCCCGCCTTCTCCGTGA